A part of Cydia amplana chromosome 24, ilCydAmpl1.1, whole genome shotgun sequence genomic DNA contains:
- the LOC134659295 gene encoding uncharacterized protein LOC134659295 translates to MALKVSLAFCVLAVCIATAPVSAVTASAQLPAVYPLVNILLPLLNNVYNLLLSLLSIFDTLPPSISCLIPVDLSALETSLLKLYSQALAIVNFLRSLPEYAAGASPSTPPSGVVSLQGLLTTLVSAITDVADDVLVGIGGGLLPGLLQLVLATVRTLLELLV, encoded by the exons atggcGTTAAAAGTTTCGCTTGCGTTTTGTGTACTAGCTGTTTGTATAGCAACG GCCCCAGTTTCCGCGGTCACAGCATCAGCCCAGCTCCCAGCAGTATACCCCTTAGTGAACATCCTCCTGCCCCTTCTGAACAACGTGTACAACCTCCTCCTTTCCCTACTCTCGATCTTCGATACTCTACCTCCATCCATCAGCTGTCTAATCCCCGTGGACTTATCAGCGTTGGAGACAAGTCTTCTGAAGTTATATTCTCAAGCGCTAGCTATAGTGAACTTCTTGAGGAGTTTGCCTGAGTATGCTGCTGGGGCAAGTCCAAGTACTCCTCCATCAGGTGTTGTCAGCCTTCAGGGCCTGCTCACGACGCTGGTGTCAGCCATCACGGACGTCGCAGACGACGTGCTGGTGGGCATCGGTGGCGGTCTGCTGCCTGGCCTGCTGCAACTGGTTCTGGCGACCGTACGCACCCTGCTTGAACTGCTTGTATAA